The Chionomys nivalis chromosome 6, mChiNiv1.1, whole genome shotgun sequence sequence CTGCCCAAAGTGACACTGCTTCCATTGCTCGTCTGGGCTCCTTACATTTATTTCACACCCCACTAACACTCTCAATAAATTCATAAAGTTCCTGATGTCAGACCATGTGTAAGCAAAAGAAGCAGTAATAGAAATTGGACTGGCTGAGTATCTCAGTGCTATCGGACCACCCTGATGGTGTTTCTGGAGAATGGTAGGTCCAAGAAGAAACAGGGTTCTGGCTCATGTTTGTAGGGCTGCTATTGTACCTGTTCTTGCCTACTCATCAAAGGCCACCTCCTAACCCCACTGGTCATCTTCCTCCAATATGCAACTCAGCGTAAACACCACAATGGGCCAAGAGTACAATGAtgggctgaggagacagctcagcagttaagagcactggctgctctccagaggatcaggattcaattcccatcacccacatggcagctcacaaccacctctaccACCAGGTTCAAGGAATtctatgtcctcttctggcctctaagggcaccaggcatttatgtggtatgcatacatacatacatacatacatacatacatacaggcaaaacatccatatgcatTAAACAAAACACGATGTTCACAGTTAGGAATTTAAGTAAGGCCTGGAGAGAAACTCAGTCACAGAAGAGCCCTGCCACTAGGAGGGAAGTGTGgtagagaactaacagatgtagaAAGGTGAGCTGCTGGCATCTTAAGGACTAACACCTAACTGTTCTGCCAACAGAGGAATCAGAATGGGAAGTGGGTGCTGGCTCTGAACCCAGCCAGGTATAACCTTAGTCAAGCAGAATGCCTGAGTGTCACTGAGGCAACCCGCCAATCACTGAGGCTTAAGTACTTTAGACTCCCACACCCCAAGGAGTGGTACCCAAATCCAACCTTGGTTAAATAAAGAGTGCCAGAGAAACAAGTTGCAATGGCTCTATGGGAGGGGTACCCTGGAGGGCCAGGCAGCGCTACTCACAGTTTTATAGAAGGCTTTCGACTGTGTTCCCAGTACTTCTGATTTGGATACCAGGTCATCAAGCTTCTCGCCTCGCTCTAACAAAGACTCCATGGTGTTATGCTAGACAAAAGAGAGAAGTGAACTGGCTGCTGACGACAGGCCCTGACGGAGGCTGAATGGCTAGAATGACCTCCGCTGGGCCCCAACAGACACCAACAAGCACTCAGAACAGTCAAGCCGATACGACAGGGCCTCGGGCCTTCCCAATATTCTCCCCAGCACAGATTCCGTTAAGAGCTGCCCTAGGAAAGCTTGTATTTGTACTTGGGTGCTGTAAGCATGCATGTGCAGAGGAAGACATACATGAGTACCACATGACTGTACTAGGATGGGGAGTGGCTACCCAAAATTCACATCCACCCAGAACCTCTGAATGTGACCTCATTTGGAATAAGGTCTTGGCGAGTGTTGTCAGTTTAAGATGTGGTGATGCTGGATTAGGGTGGCCCGAATTTCGTAACTagcattttcataaaaacagaaatgcagACAGAGAAGACTGTAGAAATTAAGGACTGGAGAAATTAAGGACAGCAAGCACTGCCAGCAGCTATCAGAAACCAGAGAAAGGCCTAGAGCAGACATTATTCACATGGCCCCAAGAAGGCACCAGCCTGACTCAAACTTCCAGTCTTCTGGGAGAGAGTACTTGAGTGGTTCAGAGTCATACAGTTTATGGCTACTTCTGAGCAGCCATGGAAACTTATATGGTGGAAAAGCTGTGCTATctgactcaggagtcagagagctTGAGATGAGACAAGTCCTAGCATGTGCTTCAAGTAAAAACACAACAGATTTCAGAGACTAAGGCTCAGTATGCAAAACATTTATTAGTAGGATTGGCAAGATGGTTCACtggctaagagcattggctgctcttccaaggacctgggttcaattcccagcacccacaaggcagctcacaaccacccctaactccagtttcaggagatcctaAGCCTTTTTCTGGCATCCGAGAGCACTGCACAAATATAGTGCCCAGGCATAACATGCAGGCATATGTAAGGTAAAACAcccttacatataaaataaaaaatagttataaaaagtGAGTGTTTTATTCTAAAGATATGGAGGAAAGATTTTGGATATCTGGattaaataacattaaatttCAACTACtttcattttgtcatttaaaaatatggctccttcaaaattcaaaattacacacacaaatcatataTTCAATAGGTTACATGCCTGCTGGTAGCACCACGAGAGGCAACTCTGGACCCTGAGATGGGCTTTTCTCTGTCAGCACCACAACCTCTGCGTTGGGGAAATaggaggacagagatggaggcCCTCACAAAAGCAGTGGTCCTGTTACCTGACTCATAGTGAAGAGTAGCTCATTTCCTTCCCCCAGACAGCTACTGCCAGGCAGCTGTACCCTTGTGTGAAATGGGATCAGTTGAGGACTTAGGCAAAGTGTTCTTTATTCCTGTACACAGCTGAGCAAGTCATGTAGCATCAAGCATTCGCtgaaggctggggatgtagctcactgGCAGAATGCTCACCCAGCAGTATACACTAGGATCACACTGATTCCCAGTCTGGTTCCCTCCAAGTAGAGGGTGCTGTGAACTAAGATGGGGCACACAAGAGAGTCTGATGAAGCTGGTGGAGTGGCAATCACCATTTCCTGAAGCATGCTGTGACTACCGTTGAACTAAGAAGGGACTCTGTGGCACTGCCTTCTATCCTTTGGTTCCCACATTTGCTCTCCACCTCCCTGCTTACCAGAATGATTTTGGTTTCGTCCAGTTCAGCTTGTACTTTACTCATGGGATCAGCTTCTCGggggttctaggaaccaaaacaaaagcaagactaAAAATGGAGTCCTTACCTGTAAACAAACCTGAACTAAGGAAGCTGAACcaactctcaaaataaaaaggcacagaacaGAGAATTCAAAAGCCTGTCTAGAGCTAACTCTAAGTCCATGTTGTCCAGACAGACAGTTCACCACGCACCAGCCTTGAACTACCTGGTTACTGACCTTGCCCAGGCCACAGCACGTCGAGGCTGTCTCTAGAGGACATTTCTCTAAACTCACCTGGTATCTGCTAAGGTGACCATCCAGAGCTGTGTACTGGATTGTATCAGGTGACCCTACTGGCCAGTCTATCCTATCGACCTGCTTGGAGAATTCATCTAGTACCTGCAAAACAAAGGAGACGCAACGTATCTCCCACCCATGCTCATCAGCACCCTCGGTGACCCAGCTTCACCAAGAGCACTCATCCCAAATGAGGCTCCTAGGCTCCCCGGGGTACCAGGACATCTAATGGCAAGAGAGCAGTCTAGGTTCAAGTCCCTCTTCTCAAATGTTTATGACTGAAACACACTTTAAGCAGTCTAGAAACAAAGTAAAGTGCCCAGCCTGAACTGCACCTGGAGAATGATAAACGGATTCTCATTTTATACCAGTTTTAAACTGGCCCTCTAGTTTTCCAAGTAGTTCTTCCAGAAAGTGGTCTAGGTTCTTTGAATGTAAGCAACCACCAGATTGCACGTGCCTACAAATGTTTTAATGCAACAGAGGACTAGGGcaaggcagcttctgcctcagaGTCTATAATTACAAGTTCTTGGGTACTAAACCCCATAGAGCGGGTGGGAATGGGTGTGCTGCTggcatgcctttaacctcagtactcaggagacagagacaggcgcaactctgagtttgaggccaacctgagctacattatgagttccaggccaacaggACTACAtgtaagacctgtctcaaaaaaaagaaacaataaactcCATGAAGTCACTGATCTACACCAGAGAGCGACAGTGACTGCAGGAGCAACAGGAGGACGACAGGAGCCTTCAGCAAGAGCACAGGGGACAGGGAGACAGTTGCGCCCTATTTGGAGGAGAGGTGAAGCTAACCAATGGCACGAGGGCAGAGTTAGCACCaagaggaaatatatatataggcaaGGATTTCAAATGTCTTCTGGTTTGGGGAAAATGAAGGCTGAAAATGTGGCCTCTGGACAAATCACCCCTTGTGCTTCAGGTACTGGGTCTACCATGTTTCATACTTGCCATCCTAGCCTCGTCCACAACACACTCACCTTCTCCAGCAAGGTAAAGGCCACTCTCGAAGGGTATTCACTGTCAGCAATGACCACACCTGCAAGACTGTCATTCCGGACATAGACATGGCAAAGATACTCTGAGGAGACAAGAGATCTCACATGTGGCTGCTGACATGAGGGCTTCAGACACTTTGAATCTGCCAATGCACCATAATGCTGGCTCCTGCTTTCTAGGTCGAACATAGCCACTCTGACACTCCTCTAGAACTCACCTGCTCTGAGTGAGACCAATGAAAGTTCTGTACCACAGTTCTATGGGCCATACCCAGGCACTGATTGATACTTTAGTTCCCTAGGACTATGTGTGTAATGAGATCGAAATGAGCTGCCAGGGATGGAAAACACACCAGAGGCAATATCCCTCAGAGAAATTCCAGATCACCGCCTTTAGCTCAGGCCAGGCCTGGCTAAATCTTGGCAATTTATGGCTTTCTGAGGCTCTATGCTGTTCCTAAGTTGAGGGTATACCAGGCAAGACAAGCTGattctattttcttaaaataattttttcagagTGGCCGAGAAGCAGAAAATTGCCTCCTAGGGCTTCAATCTCCTGTAATACAACATGGTTTGACCTACTCCAGCCGGTGGTGGGTGGCTAAGAGGAACTGtcagaaaaaaatgagtcatTCTTGGCTGAGGTCTCTAGTGTTATTACACTAAAGCTGTCATATGATTAAAGAATATGGTTTACAGAAAGCCTCTGCAAAATAATCATAATCCACAGGACTGTTTCAGAGATGAAATGGCTACCCACACCCCCAGAGTAAGAGGACCAAGGACAGGAGCTTACAAATAACAACACTCTTGTTCTAAGGATCCGACACAGAAGATTCCCACATTAAACAGCGAGGAAAAACAAACGAGGAAAGGATTTCAAGTCCCAGGAATCAGAGAGGGGCAGAGATCAACAAGAACAGAGAGGAGGTGAGATGGAGAATTATCATCTTATTTTGTATACACTCCCAAATAAGAAAGAACCAAACATGGAGTCAGTTTCCATAGAAACTGAGAAGCTTGCCAGTGTGAGGAACAGTCCTTAAGTGATCAAACCAGGAAGGGCATACAGCATGAAGGAGAGAGCACAGAGATACAATCACGAGTCCTTCTCACTTCTGTGATCATCACAGCACAGATATTCTTCATGGAGAATACATGGTCAGTATTGATGACAGCACCTATGTCTGTGACTCTGTCATCAATTAAGGAACTCGATCCTCAGGCTACCGTCTATGTGAggctattgtcttagttagggttcccaCTGCTGCAatgaacaccatgatcaaagcaagttggggaggaaagggcttatttgacttatacttccagatcatagtccatcactggaggaagttaggacaggaagaaaatcaagcagggcaagaacctggaggcaagagttgatgcagaggtcatagaggagatgctcactggcttgctccccttgGTTTGCTCAGCAcactttcttacagaacctaggaccaccagctcagggctgggccctcctccactgatcactgagaaaatgccttacagctggattgcaaggaggcatttcctcagctgaggctccttcctctgatgactctataacttgtgtcaaattgacacacaaaAGCAGCCAGTACAGTCATCTTTGTTTATGCCTGATGAAATTCATGTAACTTCCAATTTGTTTGTGATGTGTGTAGTCTAAATAAATGCCTCAAACTGATATCCAAAACCTGAGTTATGAAATAAAGGAAAGATTCtgctcaaacaaaataaaaccaacttaAGGAGCACAGAACACAGTATTACCTCACAAGTGCCTGCTAGAAATCCTCTTTTGAAGCACCTGCAACTCTGGGAGGAAAAGTagaatggacaaaaaaaaaaaaacaaaaacaaaaacaaaaaacaaaaacaacaacaacaaaaacccaggctGTGGTgatagatttctgagttcaaggccagcttcatgtacagagtgagttccaggacagccaagactgtttcacagagaaacaatgtctcaaaaaaaccccaaaacaaacaaacaaaaaataaaaaccaaaagtaGAACAGGAAGGCTGCTGATGGCCTAAGAGAATCAGTCCCTGTCACTGCTCAGCCCATCAAGCCCAGGTGGGAGAGAGTCTAATCTTTACTGAAGGCAAGCTGTGCAAGTACAGCTGCATAGCAAGTTTCATACAGTGAGCATTGGGTTCAGAATTCTGTATAAATAGGAGAAGCAACAAGAGAAGGGATAGCAAAAGATTTGGTCCTGGGAGCAATGATATGGTACAGGAAGCACCGTGCGCTGTCTACAGTGTGACAGCCaggccagcactcagaaggtggtgAGTCCTCTTACCTTGTTCCTTGACAGAGGCTCTGCTGCCTTTTGTTGAGCGTTCCACAATCAGCTGACTGGTAAAGGTCATGAATTCCTGAACACTAGGAAATACAACACATATTTATAACCTTCTTCCAAGTCACAGTGGAACAAGACCTCTGAGGTTCTAAGTTAAGGAGACATTCATTGCCTCTTATTTCATTCCCTCTTAAccttaaaaacaataataagcATTTTATAAATGAACACAAATGCATATACCATTATTCAAGTCATATCTGTGTACCTACCACTTCCAGATAgctgagacattttctttagacTTCAGTCAATTTAACATTGCAATTGAAACATGATTTGGGGTCCAGTGATTTGGCTCCTTGGATACAAGCACCTACTGTCAAGCctgccaacctgagtttgatccctgggactcagatggtggaaggagagaatgactcccacaagttgtcctctgacctccacacgcatccCATGATGTGTCcacgcccacacacatacacacacaggaaataaaaatgtgacTGAGATTTTTAGAAAACCAGCATGCTTGGGATCTAGTGGCAAAACAGAAAGCAGCATTTGTACTGGTTCCCAAGAAGCAGCATAAATACACACTGCTCTAGAAAAACACTAGTGGCAAAATCTGTCAAGCAGAAGCGCACCAGTAAGGGCTGTGGCCACAGAGTAGACCCTGGCTGGGAATGCCACAGACCTACACCGAGAGAGAGAGCCTGGTCAGCTCTGCTATGTCCTGAGCACTgtgggaggaatggaaggaagagCTTAGTCAGGGTAAAAAGTGGCTCCTAAAGCTGCAGCAGAGGTTTGTCATGGGCCCAAAGGAGAGGTGTAGACCTGGTCAGAACGGAAGAGCTTCAGCAGATGGTCCAGCCAAAACAGACGAAAGCCTTCAACTGGAGATGCATGATAAAGGGCAGTCAGAACAGGGCTTTGttggctttttttgagacagggtctttgtagccctggctgtcctagaactcttaCACAGACCAAgctgagagatccacctgcctctgcctcttgagtgctgggattaaaggtgtgtatcatcatACCTTGCAGTAAAGATTCTAAACGGCAATATCTGAAGATCTAACTCTGAGCTTTCAAGTCTATGTGTCATGAAAATCACTGTGCTGACTTGGTAGTGAAAGTCTGGGGTGATAGTTAAAATGAGTTCATATAGGAAAAAGCCCTGGTACCTTACCTGGCACACAGTATACTATTATTAACCCGAGGGAATGGCATAGTCAGAATAATCACAAAaaacattctttaattttttttttcttaaatcccCAAGAAAGCCTTTgcaataaaactaaaaagacaATATCTAGAGCAGGAGTATAGTCATGTAATTAGGAAGAAGCGCATTAACTGTGAGAGACTATCAAAGACTTTAGTAACCATGGTAACATGAAAGATGAAAATAAGAAGTCTCACTGAATGGGAACACATATCTCTCGGTGTCACTGCTGGCCATCTGAGATGGCTAATGTAAGGACGCCAAGGAAGGCAGCAGTGGTACAGTGAAAGCTCTGGGAATCTTGCATATAAATAGGGAAAAGCTGAAAGATCTAGAGCCAAGTTGGCACCAAAGGTTCCCTGAGAGAAAAACAACGTCAAGCACAGAACAGAGGCCAGGGAACATAAAGTAGAGAAGCAGGAAGGGCTAGAAGGAGCCAAGAGCTGACACAATGATTCCACGCCTGGGAATAGACACCCCAGAAGACTGTGAGctgagtctctgtgtgttcacatgagtgCACACCTACGGGCAGGTGCGTGTGCACACTGGCACCATCCTCAAGAGCTATCCACCTTAGATGAGGCTGGCTTGGTGCTCACAGAGTAGGGCTAGGCCAGAGGGTCAGTCACTATGCCCTGACCCCCATCATCTGGTCTCTACTTCCACAGCTTTGGAAGTACAAGCGTGTGCCACAACACCCAGCTATTTTTTTAACGTGACTATTTGGGACCAGACTCAGGCCCTCATGTAGCAAGCACTGTCCTGAATGAGCTATAACTCCCTAGCTCAAGCTATCTCCCAACCCCTTGCTAACTTTATTCACATAAAATGCATAAGCAAAACCGTTTTTACATAAAACTCAATAGTGTATAgacttcaaaaggaagaaaattttggTATCTGCAGCAACATAGTAAGTAAAATCAGTAGGATACAAAAAGACAATCACTACACCTATGACTCCACTTATATGGAATCAAGATCAGAGACAGAGCCCAAAAGGGCAGATTCCCCCAGACTCTGACACAAAATGTCCACAGGTCCTATCCTGTTGGGGCCTTCTCCTTTTATGTCTGAGTCACTACGCCCGCCCCCACAAATGGACTGGGTGTCTGTGGCACTTCCAATTAAAGCACCCCAGAACCTTTTAAAAGCCATTAAGTCCTACAAATTCAATGCTTCCTTCCAAATCAAAATTGTGGACCCTTTTTGATGGCTGGGGCCTAAACACTAAGAAAGAGAATACGAATTTGACTTGTGGCTTCACCCTACGACCAATCCTTGAGGAATTGGTGACTTCAGTCATAAAAAGAATTCCTCTATACAGCTCATACAGATTGCAGGAAAGGTCTCTGGGCAGCGGTTATCAAcatgtgggtcacgacccctgtGGCAACCTtctatttccaaaaatatttgcattactattcacaacagtagaaaaacTACAGATATGAgtagaaaggaaaataatcttatggtttgGGGGGCTCATCACAACGTGAGGAAcagtattaaggggtcacagcgttaggaaggttgagaaccactggctttgACAAAATACCAAGGAGGCTGTGAAGATACCAAACACTGATTAAATCACTGGGTGCGAGGTGGGAATCAAAATGCTTATTTCTGGGTCTCTATACCCTACTTCACGACATTCGGTGGCGAACCTGGTAATCCGCACGATTTTCGAATATTCTCCCAATCTTTCTACCACAGGGCAGTACTGTGGGATGGCAGGGACGCTGGGGACTGCTCCTCGGGCACAGCGCGCTGCCCGAGGCCGTGGCGGGGGTCCCCCGAGAGAGACCTGACTCCCCGCCCTCCCGGCCCAGCCCCCAGGGCCCGGCCCACTCacctggacctctggaagaaactGAAGGAAGACACGTCGTACGCGGCTTTGAGCAGCACCGCTTTGGGGTCGCCTTTGTAAAGGACGCTGAGGCTGTACAGCTTCATGGCGCCGCGCCTTCGGGCCGCCGGCTGGACCCCAGACCCGCTTACGGGAGCGCGGCCGCCGTCCTTCAGAACAGCCGCGGCGGGCTGCTGACGGGGCCGCGCCGGCTTCTTCCTCCTGGCTTGGGGGTCCACTTCCGGTTCCGGTCGAGGGTTGCGTTTTAATGCTCAACGAAGGACGGAAGTTAGAGTACGCGCGTGCGCACATCTAAGAGGCGGGACGCGTCTTGTCTGCCAAGGTCGGTGCCAGGAGCGTCGGGCTCTGCCTGCGTGGCAGTGCTTTGGTGTGTGTTCTCTTCCGGGCTGTCGCGTGGACCCCGGCTGGCGGTCCTAGACATTGCTGTGCCGTGCAACCCATACCTGTCCCCACGATCGACTTCTCGGTACGCTTTCCATGTAGCAGGCACCAGGCGTATCCCCAAAACAGAGGACTAAAAGAAATGTCCTCAATCCCTTCCATTGAAGTAATAAACATCAGAAACGTCACTGGCTGTGGTCAGGCCCAGTAACCCCTGATATGGGCACCCTTGTTCGACAAGCCCAGCGGTCAGATGCTGTCATCCGGTCCCATTCGCCTACACTGACACAGTGGCTCTACAGGCGGCAGGTGAGAACCATTTCTGTAGAAAATCGCTTCCCCAGGAGGACAGTGAGTGGGCACAAAGTACCTTGCAGAAAGAGATTTAGGAAAATGGTTAGTAAGAGGCAGAGCTGGGGTTCAACCGTGAACCCTAGAACGCTCAACAAACTCCCTTACAGCACACCTCCATTCTTGGCACCTCTTCATGCTCCTCTCGGTACTCAGCCTCCCTTGGTCCCAGGAAGGCTCATCTGATCATATGCAAATCTCCCAAGCCAAGCTTGGTAATATATTGCAAAGGATATTTGTCTTCCACTCCGTTTCCCCAGCTGTTACCCAACTTGAATTCAGCCCCAGGACTTCCACACCACAAAAGTGAGGATTCTCCCCTCACCCTGTTAGCTTGGAAAATATCCTTTTTGTAGACATGTTGCTAAAAATGATAAAGTATAAGATTCCAAGCCCTACTCATTGCGGATGTTTAACATCGATGATGATGATTTGCATCGTTATCTATGTTcaataacaaaagaaaggaagaaagaaaacaagctcatGACAGGTTGAAGGTGCCCTACAGACTGTTGGAAGCAGAGATTTAAAGGCAGTCTAAGGTCTGAGCAAGGTCTATAGATTAGATAATAgcactgtatttttatttctagctttCGGTCACTGCTTGgtcataaaagaaattttatgagtagaaataaatgaatatcttGTATACAACTTGCTTGTGAAGAgttcatgtgcatatatacatatgtatttctacATGTTGGGatatcacatatatgtatatctatgtacatgtatatatttgtatatatgtgattatgaacatatacatatataagcctgtattagggttctctaaaggaagaGAACCGAcagaataaatatacatatattaaaaaggatttattagcTTGACTTCAGGATGCTCTGTAAGTAGGCTCACAATGGCTGTCTCACATTGGAGAGGCCAAGAATGTGGTAGTTGCTCAGTCGTTGAGACTAGCTGTCCCAGCGGACTCAATCTGGTGCTGAAAGTCTGGAGGAttcctggtgtcttagttagggtttcaaaAATCCTAACTGAAACACCGTGGCTGAAAAGCAAGttgctgtttatcactgaaggaagtcaggacaggaactcaagcagggcaggaacctagaggcaggagctgatgcagaggccatgcaaGGGTGCTGTTTTTCATTGACTTGCTcatcccccctcccttttttatttgtgtatttactgtgtatacagtgttttgtctgcatgccgGCCTGCAGaccaaaagaggacatcagatctcattatatatggttgtaaaccaccatgtcgttgctgggaattgaactctggacctctggaagagcacctgtgctcttaacccctgagccatctctccggccctcaGCCCACCTTCCCAGGACAACccaagggatggcaccacccaccattgCCCAGGGCCCTCTCCCATTgaccactaattgagaaaatgccttgtagctggatctcatggaggcatttcctcagctgaggctctttCCCCTCtaatggctctagcttgtgtcaagttgacgcaCAAAACCAGCCTGTATACCTGGAGAGATTGGTCTTTGGCCTACATTTGAATCCCTAAGAATTTGGTTCTGATATAGGTGAAGGACTACGACAGCAAAGGGCTATAGCTAACAGGCATAAAGCAAAATTTCCTTCTTCCAGGTCCTTCTATCTGGATTACCACCAGGGGGTGCCGcacagatttagggtgggtcttcttgCTTCATTTAATCCGCTCCAGAAAATCTGTCACGGGAGCACCCAGTAGCTTGTGTTTTAGTTGACTCCAGATGAAGTTAATTTCACAACCAAGGTTATTCACAACGATGCCAAAGACAAAGCACACATGGTGAAGAGGATTTAAGGGACCCAGTTGGAGTGTCCAGAAAGTCCTGCGCTGCCCTTGTCCTTCAGGAAGCCCTGGgatgtgggaagaggaaagcctgcAAGCATGACTCACTGAAATGACGAGCTGAGCCTCACGGCTGTGAGATGGTTTGGCTCTGGTGTCCAGTCTCCCCATGAGTCCTGAGAGAGCTCAGTGGGGAAGGCATCTGCTGCCAAGCCCGCTGACCTAAGTTTGATGCCTGGGACCcccatggtaggagagaaccaagttGCTGTCTCACCTTCATATGCACACAGTAACATACATGCCAACCCCTGAGTACTCACATGTATGTAGGCATACTAGCacataataatattattaaagatatatatttataatacaattttaagattttttttacatgtatgagtgtcgtttttttttgctttgtttgttttttgagacagggtttctctgtgcaacagtcctggttgtccttgaactcactttgtagactctCTGAGATCTGCATACCTctcaaaagctgggattaaaagtgtgcaccaccaccacccagctgtgctaccactgcctggcatgttaTTCTTGCATAGATGTGCAGGTGCCACGTATACACatggtgcccacggaggccagaagagggcatttcatcattagattccctggagttaGAATTGCAGATGTCTGTCAGCTACCTTATAGGCgctgggaaccagactcaggacctttgcaagagcagttagtgctcttaaccactgagccatcttccctgatcataa is a genomic window containing:
- the Ykt6 gene encoding synaptobrevin homolog YKT6, which encodes MKLYSLSVLYKGDPKAVLLKAAYDVSSFSFFQRSSVQEFMTFTSQLIVERSTKGSRASVKEQEYLCHVYVRNDSLAGVVIADSEYPSRVAFTLLEKVLDEFSKQVDRIDWPVGSPDTIQYTALDGHLSRYQNPREADPMSKVQAELDETKIILHNTMESLLERGEKLDDLVSKSEVLGTQSKAFYKTARKQNSCCAIM